From a region of the bacterium genome:
- the mtaB gene encoding tRNA (N(6)-L-threonylcarbamoyladenosine(37)-C(2))-methylthiotransferase MtaB: MTTVAFFTLGCKLNQFESAAMAAQLEKAGLEIIDFSRPSDVYIINTCTVTAKTDRRSRAAIRRAQRLNPDALIVVAGCYSQVAPQEIASIPGVDVAIGNKEKTRIVSLLRRLLRDRAVEAPVWQPVESAPTDQYPMIERFFNYSRAFVKIQEGCDSQCAYCIIPTARGPNRSMSPDWVIDQIQTLVDRGYQEVVLCGTHLGTYGVDLVAGPTLVTLLSRILESTNVRRIRLSSIEPMEFDEQLKEAIVSSNRICRHLHIPLQSGSDVVLRAMNRRYLTADYRELVNWFKTRCPQMCIGADLVVGFPAEDEASFRETMQFIQDIDLSYLHVFSYSVRPGTPAAKRYSQSQLILSEEVKRRSRLLRRLSRTKRLNFAQTLVGNTLNVLVLKKTDDRSGKRVALSDNYLNVSVDADDASTGQILPARILSVTESAIVGRLLNR; encoded by the coding sequence ATGACAACTGTTGCGTTCTTCACACTTGGCTGCAAGTTGAACCAATTTGAGAGCGCTGCAATGGCGGCGCAGCTGGAGAAGGCGGGCCTTGAGATAATCGATTTTAGCCGGCCATCGGACGTCTATATCATCAATACTTGCACGGTTACAGCCAAGACCGACCGCAGGAGCCGAGCAGCCATCAGGCGCGCCCAACGACTCAACCCGGACGCCCTGATTGTGGTCGCAGGCTGCTACAGCCAAGTGGCGCCCCAGGAGATCGCCTCGATTCCAGGGGTTGACGTTGCGATAGGCAACAAAGAGAAGACGCGCATCGTCTCCCTGCTTCGGCGCCTCCTACGCGACCGCGCTGTGGAGGCGCCTGTCTGGCAGCCGGTCGAGTCGGCACCGACTGACCAATACCCGATGATCGAGCGGTTCTTCAATTATTCTCGCGCCTTTGTGAAGATTCAGGAGGGCTGCGATTCGCAATGCGCGTACTGCATTATCCCAACGGCGAGAGGCCCGAACCGCAGCATGTCGCCTGACTGGGTAATAGATCAGATACAAACATTGGTGGACAGAGGTTATCAGGAAGTCGTTCTCTGTGGAACGCACCTGGGCACTTATGGCGTCGATCTTGTGGCTGGGCCTACCCTGGTAACCTTGCTCAGCCGCATACTTGAGAGCACAAACGTCCGCCGCATCCGCCTGAGCTCGATCGAGCCGATGGAGTTCGATGAGCAGCTGAAGGAGGCGATAGTCTCGTCCAACAGAATCTGTCGGCATCTCCACATTCCGCTTCAGAGCGGCTCGGACGTCGTTCTAAGAGCCATGAACCGGCGCTATTTGACGGCCGATTACAGAGAACTGGTCAACTGGTTCAAGACCAGGTGCCCCCAAATGTGTATCGGTGCGGACTTAGTTGTCGGCTTCCCGGCCGAGGACGAGGCCAGCTTCCGTGAGACAATGCAGTTCATACAAGACATCGACCTATCGTATTTGCACGTCTTCTCCTACTCGGTTCGGCCGGGCACACCTGCCGCCAAACGCTACTCCCAAAGCCAGCTGATCCTCTCGGAAGAGGTCAAGAGGCGCAGCAGGTTGCTTCGGCGTCTAAGTCGCACAAAAAGGCTCAACTTCGCCCAAACGTTGGTTGGAAACACACTGAACGTGCTTGTGCTCAAAAAAACCGACGACAGGTCTGGCAAGCGCGTGGCGCTCTCGGACAACTACCTCAACGTGTCAGTCGATGCGGACGATGCCTCGACGGGGCAGATTCTCCCCGCAAGGATTCTCTCTGTGACGGAATCCGCAATTGTGGGAAGACTGCTCAATCGCTGA
- a CDS encoding serine hydrolase domain-containing protein, whose amino-acid sequence MMQSRALHYFAQLHEFVDSAIDQRVFGGVVFFVKREGDWILHSAKGFLDTGSEDTPMDEDIIFDVASLTKVLVTTPSIMLLQEAGELSIDDPVADYIESFRGTEKLSVTIKDLLTHSSGLPAWAPLYVFADDKKTAIEFISHLPLQYSPGEEIKYSCLGFILLGGIVELVSSQNLAEFAREHIFEPLGLRQTFFHPPRDFFSRIAPTEHGNVFEQAKAARFVEEFSTVASQDSWLMPRLSQAEKRLNSMRRDGLIRGEVHDSNAHFLGGVSGNAGLFSCASDIVKMAEQFLPGVSSREKKAILSPESIRLTITPQKEVGGERRGLGWQLIKGNGTSGGRVMSKSAFGHTAFTGCSLWIDPLRELAVVLLSNAVCPRYQPGPMTAFRPAFHDLVVKFSDCIFTPAHA is encoded by the coding sequence ATGATGCAGAGCAGAGCGCTTCACTATTTTGCTCAGCTGCATGAGTTTGTTGATTCGGCAATCGATCAGCGCGTCTTTGGGGGGGTCGTTTTCTTCGTCAAACGCGAGGGTGATTGGATACTTCATAGCGCCAAAGGTTTTCTGGATACTGGTTCAGAAGACACTCCGATGGACGAGGACATCATCTTCGACGTTGCTTCTCTCACTAAGGTACTAGTTACCACACCTTCAATAATGCTCCTTCAAGAGGCTGGCGAGCTCTCGATCGATGACCCAGTGGCCGATTACATCGAAAGCTTCCGCGGCACAGAGAAGCTCTCCGTTACAATCAAAGACCTCCTTACGCATTCGTCCGGCCTGCCGGCGTGGGCGCCTCTTTATGTTTTTGCTGACGACAAGAAGACCGCGATCGAGTTCATCAGCCACCTTCCTCTCCAGTATAGCCCCGGGGAGGAGATCAAGTACAGCTGCCTCGGTTTTATACTTCTGGGCGGAATAGTTGAACTAGTCTCTAGCCAGAACCTCGCGGAGTTTGCACGCGAGCACATATTTGAGCCGCTTGGCCTGCGCCAGACTTTCTTTCATCCTCCGCGTGACTTTTTCAGCCGGATCGCTCCGACTGAGCACGGAAACGTGTTCGAACAGGCTAAGGCCGCTCGGTTTGTTGAGGAGTTCTCGACCGTGGCGTCTCAGGACAGCTGGCTGATGCCTCGGCTGAGTCAAGCCGAGAAGCGGCTCAACTCGATGAGGCGCGATGGACTCATAAGAGGTGAGGTGCACGATTCTAACGCGCACTTCCTCGGTGGCGTAAGCGGCAATGCTGGCCTTTTCAGCTGCGCCTCGGACATCGTGAAGATGGCCGAGCAGTTTCTCCCGGGTGTTAGCAGTCGCGAGAAAAAAGCGATTCTCTCGCCCGAGAGCATCAGGCTGACCATAACCCCGCAAAAAGAGGTGGGTGGTGAGCGCCGAGGGCTGGGCTGGCAGCTGATCAAGGGCAACGGTACAAGCGGCGGCCGCGTGATGTCCAAGAGCGCATTTGGCCACACCGCGTTTACCGGTTGCAGCCTTTGGATTGACCCTCTGCGCGAGCTTGCCGTGGTCCTACTGTCAAATGCCGTGTGCCCCAGATATCAGCCGGGGCCGATGACTGCTTTCAGGCCAGCTTTCCACGATCTCGTCGTGAAGTTCTCCGACTGCATCTTCACGCCAGCCCACGCCTAG
- a CDS encoding formylglycine-generating enzyme family protein → MRAAVVLLGSALVLALWTIALAEPTVTIYTDADTYQSGDTIEVTLGVENPDGSTTLDLCIGLLMPDGSIYTMGPSGWVQTIVPWNAEVRMPGQFDMTAHFRFEVPSVLPAPPISQGGEYYFASLCLDPGTWGWASNFSLAPFSYSSGGPSTDVTMVPIAAGSFLMGSPDDELRRDPDEGPQRTVNISAFQMSETEVTQKQFEDVMGWNDSYFSGDDHPVERVTWFDCVSFCNELSEADGYTKCYTISNIGYDGDHITSAEVTCNFGANGYRLPTEAEWEYACRAGTTTRFYTGDSDPDLRRAGWYFNNSGQTTHPVGEKERNAWGLYDMHGNVWEWCWDWYSSRYYGTRPDPDSDPTGASSGAVRVLRGGGWYGLTWSCRSAGRDWPEPGYGYYGYGFRVARSSN, encoded by the coding sequence ATGAGAGCAGCGGTTGTCCTTCTAGGCTCTGCACTGGTTCTGGCGCTGTGGACGATAGCGCTGGCTGAGCCAACGGTAACTATCTACACCGACGCCGACACATATCAGTCCGGCGACACGATCGAGGTCACGTTAGGTGTAGAGAACCCAGACGGCTCTACGACGCTTGACTTATGCATCGGCTTGCTGATGCCTGACGGGAGCATATACACCATGGGGCCGTCCGGCTGGGTCCAGACAATAGTGCCCTGGAACGCGGAGGTAAGGATGCCTGGCCAGTTCGACATGACAGCACACTTCCGCTTCGAGGTTCCTTCAGTGCTGCCTGCGCCGCCGATTAGCCAAGGTGGGGAATACTACTTCGCCTCGCTCTGCTTAGACCCTGGGACTTGGGGCTGGGCCAGCAATTTTAGCCTTGCGCCTTTCAGCTACAGTTCAGGCGGCCCTTCGACGGACGTTACGATGGTGCCTATTGCCGCCGGGTCGTTTCTGATGGGCTCTCCGGACGACGAGTTGAGACGAGATCCGGACGAGGGGCCGCAGCGGACGGTGAATATCTCGGCGTTTCAGATGTCGGAGACGGAGGTAACGCAGAAGCAGTTTGAGGACGTGATGGGCTGGAACGACTCTTACTTCAGCGGCGATGACCATCCGGTTGAGCGAGTTACCTGGTTTGACTGCGTATCGTTCTGCAACGAGTTGTCCGAGGCTGACGGCTATACGAAGTGCTATACGATTTCAAACATAGGTTACGACGGGGATCACATCACTTCAGCTGAAGTGACGTGCAACTTCGGCGCAAACGGCTACCGGTTGCCGACGGAGGCCGAATGGGAGTACGCTTGCCGCGCTGGGACGACGACGCGGTTCTACACAGGGGATTCTGATCCCGATCTCCGCCGTGCAGGTTGGTATTTTAACAATTCGGGTCAAACGACACATCCTGTAGGCGAGAAGGAGCGGAACGCTTGGGGTCTGTATGACATGCACGGGAACGTATGGGAGTGGTGTTGGGACTGGTATTCATCACGTTATTATGGGACGCGGCCGGATCCGGATAGTGATCCGACGGGCGCCAGTAGTGGCGCCGTCCGGGTCCTACGCGGCGGCGGCTGGTACGGCCTCACCTGGAGCTGCCGTTCGGCTGGCCGCGACTGGCCCGAACCGGGGTACGGGTACTATGGCTACGGTTTCCGCGTGGCCAGGTCGTCTAATTGA